Below is a genomic region from Brucella sp. BE17.
GTTGGGTTGCGGTCGAAACCATCACTGACGCAACCTTGTCGAGCAGCGCACCCTTGGCCCAGAGACCGCCGGTCTGGTCGAGGAAATTCTTCATCTGCGAGGCCATCATGCCGTAGCGGGTGGCAGTTGCAAGAATGATGCCGTCATAATCGACGAGATCGTCCGGCTTTGCAATCGGCGCTTCCTGATCCATCTTGTAATGAGATTGTTCGGCCACTTCCGGCGGCACAAGTTCGGGAACCCGCATGATCGTCACTTCTGCGCCGCCGTCACGTGCACCATTTGCAGCGGCCTGAGCCATTTGCTCTGTATGACCATAGGCCGAATAATAAAGCACAAGCACCTTCACCATGAGATATCTCCTTGCCGTTTGGTAGAATGAGTTCTCCTCCCAT
It encodes:
- the wrbA gene encoding NAD(P)H:quinone oxidoreductase type IV: MVKVLVLYYSAYGHTEQMAQAAANGARDGGAEVTIMRVPELVPPEVAEQSHYKMDQEAPIAKPDDLVDYDGIILATATRYGMMASQMKNFLDQTGGLWAKGALLDKVASVMVSTATQHGGAELALISAQWQLQHHGMIIVPLSYAYQGQVGNDVVRGGAPYGMTTTADSDGSRQPSKQELEGAHFQGKRVAEITARLHGSK